In the genome of Paenibacillus sp. GP183, the window ATCGTTGACAAACAGCACAATGCTCGGCGGTTTAACGGCCACTTGTGTAGCATAATTGATGCGAAGCCTTCTGCCTTTATCCGTAGGAGGAGCGTTGTAAGCGACAGCGTCCGAAACGACGTCGTTGAGCATGTGCGTCTGGATCCGCAAGGAATGCTGTTCTGCAACCTGGATCACGACCGGTAACAGCTTTTGCAGTCTCTGCTTGGTTTTGGCCGATACAAATACGACAGGCGCATAGGACATAAAGAGGAAGTGATCGCGGATTTTCTGGGTAAACTGCTGCATGGTTTTGTCATCTTTATCTACAATATCCCATTTGTTCACAACAAATATGGCCGCCTTGCCGGCTTCATGTGCATACCCGGCAACGTGCTTATCCTGCTCGATAATCCCTTCTTCACCATCAATCACCACGAGCACAACATCCGCTCTTTCGATGGCTTTCATCGCACGCATAACGCTGTATTTTTCCGTGTTTTCATAAACCCGGCCCCGCTTGCGCATCCCGGCTGTATCGATGATGACAAACTTTTGTCCATCCCGTTCAAAAGGGGTATCAATAGCATCGCGAGTCGTACCGGCAATATCGCTGACGATCACGCGCTCTTCACCCAGAATGGCATTCGTTAAAGAGGATTTTCCGACATTCGGTCGGCCGATCAATGCGAATCGAATGACTTCTTCCCCATACTCATCTTCTTTTTTCTCAGGAAAAAGAGCCGCCGCTGCAGCGAGCAGATCTCCGATCCCGATGCCGTGGGCACCGGAAATACCGATGGGATCGCCAAAGCCCAGGCTGTAAAACTCATAAATGTCATCCTGACGCTGCAAATTATCCACCTTGTTTACAGCAAGGATGACGGGCTTCTTGGAGCGAAAAAGCAGCTGCGCCACTTCCTCATCCGATGAGGTCACACCGGCCTTGGCATCCACCATAAAAATAATAACGTCCGATTCATCAATAGCCAGCTCAGCTTGGACTCTCACCGATTTGAGCAGCGCATCTTCGCCATCGATTTCAATGCCACCGGTATCGATCACACTGAACTCCTGGTTCAGCCATTCGCCAATACCATAGAGCCGATCACGGGTCACTCCTGGTTTATCTTCCACAATCGCCAGCCGATCGCCAACGATTCGATTGAATATAGTCGATTTACCGACATTCGGACGGCCGACAATTGCAATAATAGGTCTGGCCAAATTACCTTCAACTCCTCAAAACTCATTTATTTCCTTGGAAAAATTCACAATCTTCATCATATCAAAAAAGCCTGATCTTGGCTATTTCTTTTCCTGATCAAACCGCATTATCGCTGGTGTGCTTGACCAATATCATAGTTCCGTTATTCAAGTCCTGGGCGATGCAATCCAGTATTTTTTCCAACGTTAATGCTACCTTTTGCCGCTCCTCCTCATCGCTGACGATAAAAATCGGTGCACCTCCCCCCACTTTATCCTTGTTCATTGTCACGACCGCAACAATTTGTGCCATGCTGTCATCATGCCTTTCATTTTTGATTAATGCCGGCTTTGGAGGGCATCCGAACCGCGCTTTCCAATACAGGCACTCGCCGCAGAGCAGCTAACGATTTATTCATATCTTTTTCAAGCGGCAGTAAAAATACAGCCAAGTCACCGGTATTCAGCTGCAGCTTGGCCATCGGAATCAGGGAAGGCTCGCCCGAATCCCGATAAACCCCGAGGAGAATGGTCATATCATGTAAAATCGCTTGTCTTTGTCCCAAATTAGCAAGCGTTACGCGGTTATTTTGATTTTTGGGCTTTATCATAAAGCCGACTCCATGCTCCTTAATCAGCTTGCGGTCTTCATCAAGACCGACATTCATAATATACGTATCCCCCACATACAGATCGGGACCGTCCAATCGAACATCACTATGCGCGACCTCAGCAATATCCGCTAATTTCTGGCCTGTCTTAAAAAAATAGGCCAAGCCGACAGAAACAAGTCCGGCCATTACACCCCAGTACCAAGCAAACACGATACTGAACAAAGTCCCGATAAATGCCGTAAATATCACTAAATAGTTTCGGCCTTCAAACACCATGGCGATGCCCTCTATGTAGGCGGCGCCTCTCGGGACCAGCTCCAAATTATCGATCTGAGAGAGGCTGAGCCTTTCCATATTGCGGACATCACGGAACTGCTGGGCGGCCAGCGTCAAGAAGGTTACGGCCGTATAGTTTTTCTCAAGCAAGGCCGGCACCGCCACAGCTCCTAATGCCGCGGCAATGATACCGAGAGAGATATGAATGATTTTGCCATGGGGATAGGTAGGATACTGCCTGTAATCTGTCTGCAGCATACTCACTCTGGAAACAATACCAAAAATAACCCCGACGATGATCCCGATGGTATACCCGTGAGTATGCACCCAATTACTCATTTTCTCCAGCCCCCTCTGCGGCTCAGCCAGGAACGAATCATCCATTTACAGCCGCTGTATGCCGTTTGAAGCAGAATGGTCATGGTGCGTGCCGTGAATACCGAAAGCCACCACTCATCCTGAAAAGAAGGGCCTCCGAATTGAACGGGGGCAGCCGAATGATGAACAAAGCCGAAGAGAAAGTCACCCATTAACAGGCCGATCGACAAGCAGGCGATTTGCTCCTTGACATGGCGTTCAACAAGTATCACAATCATGGCCAGCAATAAGGCGGCATCCAGACTTGGCTTGAAAATGACCAGGATGGGATCCATCGACAGCACTTCTTGCAGCAAAAAATGAATGGAGCCCAGCAGCAGTCCGATTGACAGCAAATGAAGCTTGTGCAAAAACCCGGTTATTTGGTACAAAATGGCTATACTGAACAAAGCAACCCAAATATAGACCAAGTTCATTTGCCAGCCATACAGATTCAGATGAAAAGGGAACAGGACCAGCCACCCGACAAAAAAAAGAAGGATCCTTTTAGTCGATATATGCTCGACATATACATCTTTCCAGCCGCTGAGCAGTAAAATCAGCATAATGCAAAGTATGATTAGCGAAAGATAGCCTGAATTCATTTCTTTTATCACCCTAAAGGTCGTTCGGGCCTGCAGTCGATGTGTCCGAATGCATGCTCCATATGATCCTTAGTATGGCAAAATCCTCATTAATTACTCCAGCTGCCTCTATTTGCATAAGGATGAATATCGATTCCGCGAGCTCTGCACCATTCCGCTGTCTCTCCTGTGATTACAACCGGACGGTTCCATAAATCAGGAACACTGGGAGCGCCCAAAGCGGTCATGATCAGAGTCAATCCTTCATGCAGTTCATCTATAAAGGTCATGAGCGACTCTGTTCCCTCCAGCCGCAGAACCCTCAGAAATGCGCCAGCCATCCCTATTGCTGAAGCGCCAAGCGTCAATGCCTTGCATGCTTGCAGCGCATTTGTGATGCCGCCGGATGCTAAAACCTGGCCACGCGGATACACGCTCAGCGCTTCAAGCAGTGCCGTGCTGGTCGGGCATCCCCAGTCGTTCAGCCAATCGATGGGCGCCGATCGGCGCGCATTCTCGATGGCCGCGAAATTGGTTCCTCCGGCACCGCCTACATCGAGGATGCGCACCCCGATACTGGCGAGCTGCTGCGCATTTTCCCTCATAATGCCGAAGCCGACTTCCTTGATGATGACCGGAACGTGTACTGCCTGTACAATCGCTTCGATTCTCTTAAGCATCCCGATAAAGCTGCGGTCGCCCTCAGGCATGATCAGCTCCTGCATGACATTCAAATGAATCTGCAGCGCACTGGCTTCAATCATGTCAACGGCGCGGAGCGCCTGTTCGACATCGGCTTCGCTGCCCAGATTGGCCACCACGATGCCGCGCGGATTCTCACGGCGGACGATCTGGTAGCTGGACGCTACCTCTGGATTCTTAATCGCCGACATCTGAGAGCCGACCGCCATAGCAAGTCCTTTTTCCCTGGCCACGATGGCGAGCTCTCGATTGATGGATTCCGTCTCCGCTGCTCCACCGGTCATTGCATTAATAAAAATCGGCGAACTCAAAATGAGATCGCCGATTCGTGTAGTTAATGCAATAGCATTTGTGGACGTTTCAGGAAGACAGTTATGCACAAACTTGATATCGGACAGCCCCTGCTGACCGGATTGGCCAAGCTCCAGCGCATGAAGGACATGCTCCATTTTGCGTGAAATGCGCATTCCTGCGGTCCTCCTTAGAGTTTTGCTTTAGCAAAACTGACTTCGTAAGCATAATCTATATTCAACTATTTTTTGAATTTGTTTAATTTATCGCCAAAGCGTTCAGCCAGCGTAAAGGAGAGGCCTTGATTGTTCAAAGACACATTCTCGTTGCCTGCGATTTCCTTCTGATGGTTCGCGCTGGAACCTCCGTCTCTTCTTGGCTGTCTTTCTCTCTCCGGCTTGGCTGGAGCTTCCGGAGCTTCTTCTGTTTCTTTGATGCTCAGGCTTACTCTTTTTTCAACTGTATTCACTTCAAGAATTTTCACTTGAACTTCCTGGCCTTCTTTTAATACTTCATGCGGAGTTCCAATGTGGCGGTGAGCGATCTGCGAAATATGCACAAGTCCTTCTACACCTGGAGCAATCTCGATGAAAGCGCCAAAAGCAGCAAGACGCTTAACGGTACCTGTCACAATCGATCCCGCTGTAAAATCACGATCCACCATGCTCCATGGACCTTCCTGAGTAGCTTTTATGCTCAGGCTGATCTTGTCGTTGGCGGGGTCTACTTTAAGGACCTGAACTTTAACCTGATCGCCTTCTTTGACAACCTCGGAGGGCTGTTCCACATGATGCCAGGCCATTTCGGAAATGTGAACCAGACCATCGATGCCGCCAATATCCACGAACGCCCCGAATTGTGTCAGGCGCTGTACAGTTCCATCCAGCACTTGACCCACCTTGATGTTCTCCATAATTTTCTTTTTGCCGGCTTCGTATTCTTCATCCAGAACATCTTTCTGGGATAGGATGACCTTGTTCTTCTCTTGATCGATTTCTTTAACACGCAGGCGAAGGGTACGGCCTTTGTAATCGCTGAAATCTTCCACAAAATGCCGCTCTACCATCGAAGCCGGAACAAATCCACGTACGCCAACTTGAACCACAAGTCCGCCTTTTACAACTTCCGAAACTACAGCTTCAATAATTTCTTTGCTGTCCAATTGCCCTTGCAGGGTTTCCCAAGCTTTGGAATTGTCAACCACACCTCTGGATAAAGTAAGCTGTTCCTTCTTGTCGTTGATGCTGGCTACTTTCAATTCAACCTCTTGGCCAACTTCCACAGTTTGTCCATCTCTGCTAAGCTCTTTTACCGGAATGATGCCATCATATTTATAGCCGATATCAACAAACGCTTGATCCTCGGCAATCTTAGCAATTTTACCTTTGACGGTTTCACCCTTTTTCAAAACGGCTACATTCGAAAGGGCCTCTTTAGCTTCAGCCTGAGAATCGGATGTTTCCTGCTCGGTGGCTTCTGCTTTCTTGGACTTTTTCGCTTCCGTTTTAGGCGCTTCTACCGCTTCGGATGACTTGGTTTCTTCAGCGGCTTTGGCCTCAGTATCTTGGGCTTTTACTTCAGTTTCTTCTGCGGCTTTTACCTCTTCCTGGTTATCCACGCTTGCATCTTTTACATCTTCTGACATTGAATTAGCCTCCTCGACGATTAAAAAACCTATCCATATTATTTATAAATTCACAAAGATCAAGCACAGGGCCAAACTTTGTTCATACCAAGAGTTATGATTAGCTGCTATGCTCGGCGAGCATACGGCGTATGATCATCATAATCTTATCCGTAGCTTGTTCCAAATCCTCCGAGCTTCCTCCAGCAAATTCACTTAAATCTACTGGCGTTCCATACACAATCTTCATGGGACGAAATAAAGTATAATTGCCGATGATTGCTACAGGAACTACTGCAGCGCCTGATTTCAACGCCAGGCTGGCCGCGCCTTTCTGGCCTATTCCTCCGCTGTTGCTGCGGCTTCCTTCGGGGAAAACCCCCATCATTTTACCTTCTTTAAGTAGCGAAATCGCAAGCCGGATGGACTCCCTGCTCACGCCGCCGCGTTTGACCGGGAATGCGCCGACCTTCGAGATTACTGTTCCAAGAATCGGAACATCGAATAGCTCAGCCTTGGCCATAAAATGAACCATGCGCTTAAGTGGAGTTCCAAGCAGCGGCGGGTCCAACAAGCTCGTATGATTCCCGCATAAAACGACAGGCCCATTGGCGGGAACATTGTCTGTGCCGACGACACGCAGGCGTAACAATGAATAAAAGTAGATGCGAAATAAAAACCTGCCTAATCGATACAGCATCTTTACTTCCCTCCTCCGGCTTTGTCTCTGCAAAGCCCGAGAATCGCATCCACGACTTCAGGGATGCTCATGGTCGTGCTGTCGATGAGAAGCGCATCATCCGCACGGACAAGCGGAGAGATTTCTCTTTCCTGATCCATTTGGTCACGACGCGCAATATCCTGCTCTAATTGTTGAAGCGTCGCATCCCTGTCGCCGCCGTCCTGCATTTCCTTGAAACGGCGCTCCGCTCTTTTATGGACGCTGGCTGTTAGGAAAATTTTAAGCTCGGCATCCGGCAGGACTTGGGTGCCAATATCACGCCCGTCCATGACTACGCCTTTGGCAGTGGCCAATCGTTTTTGTTTGGTTACGAGAATCTGTCGAACTTCACCGATGCTGGCTATCTTTGAAACATATCCGTTAACTTCAGCAGATCGGATCCATTTCGTTACATCGACTCCGTCTACCCAAACCTGCTGCCCATCCGGACGAGGCTGAAGCTCAATTTCCAGACGTCTGGCCACAGCAATGACATCTGCCGTTTGCTCAGGATTCAAACCTTCTTGTAATACTTTCCAGGTTACAGCCCTATACATGCCTCCGGTATCCACGTAGATGAATCCAAGTGCACCGGCCACCATTCGGGCAACCGTGCTTTTCCCGGCTCCAGCGGGACCATCAATGGCAATGTTGAATTTTTGCAAGCTGCCTTTCCTCCTAAACCTAAATACCTTACGAACAAAAAAGCAGGCACTGCCCGCTCGCCTTAAAATTATACCACATCAAGGGGACAGATGCAAAATCATGCCTTCCCCATTCCTATTTCTCATAATCGGAATACAGCTTCCCTTCCAAGGGCTCCACTCGCGTCAGATGCGTTCTCCAATAAGGAAATTGAAGCAGGGCTTGGCTGCAAATCAAGAGCAACAAAAAAACGAGCACAAAGCGGATCAAAACCTTCTCCACCTTGACGGAGAACACAATGAACAGCTGCTCGTATGTGAATGTTTGCCTTTGTTTGTCTCTGGTCATTTGCCTCTACCGCCCAAAGCTATCGATTTGGTTGGTAGTATATCCAATTCATGTGAATCTATGCACTATTTTTTGCGAAAATCCATTTGCCGTTCAAAGCAAAAACGAATCAGCTTCTGGCGATCTCTATCCGTAATATCAACAAAGCGCACCATGGCCAGCTGCTTGCCGGATTCCAGCACCTTGACGCGGACAATCTCACCTTTTAAGGGCACATGCTCAATGGTGCCAGCTTTATAAGGCACCAGCACCCAACAGGAGATGGTATAATTGACGCTAAGCGGTATGTATCCATCACAGATAAAGGAGATTCCGCCGCCGCCGACATCGTCGGTTATGGCAACGAACTGCGGCTGGTTGGAGAATTTCACAGCAATCTCCAGCTCGGCGGGAACCCGCAGAAAACTGCGCCGCTGCACTTGCGTGATGGCCTCCGGCTCCGGCTTCTTGATGACCACGAGTCGAATGACATCTTCTTTAAAGCCAACAACCGATGTATTGAAATAGTTTTTAACGCCGCCTTGAGAAACAAAATAGGCACTGATCTCATCGCCCAAATAAAGCCTCTTGAGCCGTCCCGATCTTTCATTAAGCGGGACTTCCATGACGATTCCTTCATCCGTCACATCCGCGATTCTGGATTTATATTCAATCTTCGCTTCTTCTTCATCAATTGAATTCACTTGTAAATGTAAAATTTGGTTTACCTTAGGAAGCAATTCGCGCACCCCCTTATCAACTAATCTTATGAACGTTAGAATCGCTATTTAGATTATATCATTTCTATGTATTTTAGGAAGCATAAAAAAGAGAAGCCGGCTCTCAGCTTCTCCGAGGCTATCTATTTGGCTATGGCATTGACCTCTTGCGGCCTGATCGTTTCGACCTTTTCCTCCACACCTGTTTCACCGTTCACATAAATCCGATAATGGTTTCCATTCATTCTTCCCAGAAACTCATGGCACAGGATCTCCTGATTGGTGTCATCCTTGATGACTGCCAAGCTTTTGGAAGTTATCTCCATAGCCCCGCTGAGCGCCTTTCTTGCTTCTGCCGCATTCACCTTAGGGGCGGCAAATTTACGCACTTTCTGGCCGAAGACATAGTCATTCATTTGCATTCCGGTAATCTCTCCGTTATCCAGCGCTACGGTCACATTAATTTGCTGGGGATAGATTGTTATGTCATTTTCCCTTTTGGCAAAAGCAAGATTGGCTACGTTATGGTATTGATCGTAGCTGACGGCACTCATGCTCTTGTACCCGTGCCGATCGAGAAACTCACTCGCGGCATCCCTCGCTTGCCTGATGTCGAGCTTAGCCGCGTCCACTGAACGAGGATGCATATAATATAAAAGCTCACCGCCTTTTTTGGTAAAATCCATTTGAACAGCATTATTATTATTTTTTCCGTCAGGGATGGTTACGCTGTAGGATTGATAATCCGTATTGCTGCCTCCGTTGGCTTTCACCTGCATGGCCGAAGTATCCGTATTTTTAAGGAAAGCTGCCGCTTTTTGCTTAATCTCCTGAGGGCTCATTTCATTTCCGGACAGGGCATGCATATTCATTGTTTTCAACATGCTCGAGCCGCCTGGCCCCCAATTGATTTCCGGATAGCCCCCCACTTTCTTATCTACCGTAGAGAAACCGTCGATGATGACATTGTCATTGGGTCCTTTTTCCGAAGCCAGTGCAACCTCGACATCCATCCATCTCAAATTGTTCGTGATTACCTTATCCTGAACACCTTGTATTTCAGTAGTCAACTGCTTGGAGTGCCCATATAAGGCGTTCAAAGTCTTCAGTTCATTGTCATTCATAGGCTGCTTGGTTAAATCCCGAATAGATGTCTTGTACGAGAAGTTAGCCAAATTCGCCAGAAATTCCTCCGTTTTGTTAAAAGGAAGCAGGGAAAGCGGCAGCTGGCTGATATCGCTCTGCGCCTGACTCGTGATCCTCCATACATTAACCAACCCTTTTCGATAAG includes:
- the der gene encoding ribosome biogenesis GTPase Der; this encodes MARPIIAIVGRPNVGKSTIFNRIVGDRLAIVEDKPGVTRDRLYGIGEWLNQEFSVIDTGGIEIDGEDALLKSVRVQAELAIDESDVIIFMVDAKAGVTSSDEEVAQLLFRSKKPVILAVNKVDNLQRQDDIYEFYSLGFGDPIGISGAHGIGIGDLLAAAAALFPEKKEDEYGEEVIRFALIGRPNVGKSSLTNAILGEERVIVSDIAGTTRDAIDTPFERDGQKFVIIDTAGMRKRGRVYENTEKYSVMRAMKAIERADVVLVVIDGEEGIIEQDKHVAGYAHEAGKAAIFVVNKWDIVDKDDKTMQQFTQKIRDHFLFMSYAPVVFVSAKTKQRLQKLLPVVIQVAEQHSLRIQTHMLNDVVSDAVAYNAPPTDKGRRLRINYATQVAVKPPSIVLFVNDPELMHFSYERYLENKIRAAFGFEGTPIRLFTRRKSSDNE
- a CDS encoding YIEGIA family protein, giving the protein MSNWVHTHGYTIGIIVGVIFGIVSRVSMLQTDYRQYPTYPHGKIIHISLGIIAAALGAVAVPALLEKNYTAVTFLTLAAQQFRDVRNMERLSLSQIDNLELVPRGAAYIEGIAMVFEGRNYLVIFTAFIGTLFSIVFAWYWGVMAGLVSVGLAYFFKTGQKLADIAEVAHSDVRLDGPDLYVGDTYIMNVGLDEDRKLIKEHGVGFMIKPKNQNNRVTLANLGQRQAILHDMTILLGVYRDSGEPSLIPMAKLQLNTGDLAVFLLPLEKDMNKSLAALRRVPVLESAVRMPSKAGINQK
- the fni gene encoding type 2 isopentenyl-diphosphate Delta-isomerase yields the protein MRISRKMEHVLHALELGQSGQQGLSDIKFVHNCLPETSTNAIALTTRIGDLILSSPIFINAMTGGAAETESINRELAIVAREKGLAMAVGSQMSAIKNPEVASSYQIVRRENPRGIVVANLGSEADVEQALRAVDMIEASALQIHLNVMQELIMPEGDRSFIGMLKRIEAIVQAVHVPVIIKEVGFGIMRENAQQLASIGVRILDVGGAGGTNFAAIENARRSAPIDWLNDWGCPTSTALLEALSVYPRGQVLASGGITNALQACKALTLGASAIGMAGAFLRVLRLEGTESLMTFIDELHEGLTLIMTALGAPSVPDLWNRPVVITGETAEWCRARGIDIHPYANRGSWSN
- the rpsA gene encoding 30S ribosomal protein S1, which encodes MSEDVKDASVDNQEEVKAAEETEVKAQDTEAKAAEETKSSEAVEAPKTEAKKSKKAEATEQETSDSQAEAKEALSNVAVLKKGETVKGKIAKIAEDQAFVDIGYKYDGIIPVKELSRDGQTVEVGQEVELKVASINDKKEQLTLSRGVVDNSKAWETLQGQLDSKEIIEAVVSEVVKGGLVVQVGVRGFVPASMVERHFVEDFSDYKGRTLRLRVKEIDQEKNKVILSQKDVLDEEYEAGKKKIMENIKVGQVLDGTVQRLTQFGAFVDIGGIDGLVHISEMAWHHVEQPSEVVKEGDQVKVQVLKVDPANDKISLSIKATQEGPWSMVDRDFTAGSIVTGTVKRLAAFGAFIEIAPGVEGLVHISQIAHRHIGTPHEVLKEGQEVQVKILEVNTVEKRVSLSIKETEEAPEAPAKPERERQPRRDGGSSANHQKEIAGNENVSLNNQGLSFTLAERFGDKLNKFKK
- a CDS encoding lysophospholipid acyltransferase family protein, producing MLYRLGRFLFRIYFYSLLRLRVVGTDNVPANGPVVLCGNHTSLLDPPLLGTPLKRMVHFMAKAELFDVPILGTVISKVGAFPVKRGGVSRESIRLAISLLKEGKMMGVFPEGSRSNSGGIGQKGAASLALKSGAAVVPVAIIGNYTLFRPMKIVYGTPVDLSEFAGGSSEDLEQATDKIMMIIRRMLAEHSS
- the cmk gene encoding (d)CMP kinase; amino-acid sequence: MQKFNIAIDGPAGAGKSTVARMVAGALGFIYVDTGGMYRAVTWKVLQEGLNPEQTADVIAVARRLEIELQPRPDGQQVWVDGVDVTKWIRSAEVNGYVSKIASIGEVRQILVTKQKRLATAKGVVMDGRDIGTQVLPDAELKIFLTASVHKRAERRFKEMQDGGDRDATLQQLEQDIARRDQMDQEREISPLVRADDALLIDSTTMSIPEVVDAILGLCRDKAGGGK
- a CDS encoding flagellar brake domain-containing protein, coding for MLPKVNQILHLQVNSIDEEEAKIEYKSRIADVTDEGIVMEVPLNERSGRLKRLYLGDEISAYFVSQGGVKNYFNTSVVGFKEDVIRLVVIKKPEPEAITQVQRRSFLRVPAELEIAVKFSNQPQFVAITDDVGGGGISFICDGYIPLSVNYTISCWVLVPYKAGTIEHVPLKGEIVRVKVLESGKQLAMVRFVDITDRDRQKLIRFCFERQMDFRKK
- the ypeB gene encoding germination protein YpeB is translated as MYRRLSMALFPILAVAFIGTAVWGYKEHQDKNSILIKAENQYQRAFHDLSYHMDKLHQELGNTLAVNSTSQGSYRKGLVNVWRITSQAQSDISQLPLSLLPFNKTEEFLANLANFSYKTSIRDLTKQPMNDNELKTLNALYGHSKQLTTEIQGVQDKVITNNLRWMDVEVALASEKGPNDNVIIDGFSTVDKKVGGYPEINWGPGGSSMLKTMNMHALSGNEMSPQEIKQKAAAFLKNTDTSAMQVKANGGSNTDYQSYSVTIPDGKNNNNAVQMDFTKKGGELLYYMHPRSVDAAKLDIRQARDAASEFLDRHGYKSMSAVSYDQYHNVANLAFAKRENDITIYPQQINVTVALDNGEITGMQMNDYVFGQKVRKFAAPKVNAAEARKALSGAMEITSKSLAVIKDDTNQEILCHEFLGRMNGNHYRIYVNGETGVEEKVETIRPQEVNAIAK